The segment TTGCACACTGATTCATCCGTGTATCTAAGTATGTTCCCAGCTGGAAGCATGAACACCAGTAGGATGGGTCACATACTAGAAGTCACGTGCATAAATAGTTTCTGGACTTGGGGTTTTAAGGCTGAACAATAATAGAGTgtttggttggatttttttttaagcaaatcatTACCACTCTGTTTCCATTTTGtataagaaaataatttatttcaattattCTACGATAAAATATCATTAAGCGCAATAAATAATAGACTGATATAAATATCCTGTTACAAATATCATAAAATGATCTGAAACTATTTCCACAATGCACAAATAGAATAAATAGTAGCAACAGCTTTTAAAATTCCACTGCATCTCATTGTAAATCATGTCTAAAAtgttcattgatttcagttagtCCTTCTAAACAGGTTggtatttttaatttctaaactTCTTTGTCCTGTAGTTGAAAACTACAAACTACAGACTTTGTCCTGTAGTTGAAAACTGCATAATTCCACTTGGATTCTCTTGCCAGCGCTGATGCTGAACTGCTTGTCTGCTAGAGGAAAGAACTGGTATCTCTTCACCTTCATCCTGGTGAGCTGAAGGTCCGTCCTTCCGTCCTAGTAAAAGAGTCCCGCTTTCCATCATTGCAACCAAACCTGTCTCCAGATGCCCAGCTGGCTGATGAGTCTATGTTGGAATCTCTGACTGGAACTCCCGCCTCAGGGAGCTtgtttggaagctgttccagttcACATGTGTTATGCTGTTATACTGTGGTTATACTGCATGTTACAGTTCAGAGGTGAGATTGGATCAGAGAAGAGATCATAGAAATATAAAGCAAACACACAATGTCAACAATGTTTAAGGTCCAAccctttcttttaaaattcttaattGTCTTGTAACTTTTTTGCATCGATATccttcattttgcattttaaacctGAGTAAATGAACAGAATATTATCACATGAAATGAAATTTGTGCAGTTGGAATTTCATGAGAGTGAATGTACGGCATAATACATCAACCATTATGGAGGGTTAGATGTCACTGTGGGAAGAATCTGCAGAGAGGAGGAATTCCACTGCATCCGTCTGTCTTCACCTCAGTAGTTGCAGCATCCGGAGCTGAAATGAAATTGGAAATAGTTCAAACACAAAGGGAAAAAGTATAATTTTCACTGAATTGATCTCAAGAAATTAAATGACAATATCTTTTCCACACGTAAGCTCGCAAGTCTTTTAGtatgttcatatttttttaaaaagtctccaggAAGCTTCTCAAACCTTGGAATACTAGAAATAGTTCTCATGAGGACAAATTAATTAATAGCCATGCTGATAATTGTAGAAACACACTATGTATGTCGAAGTCAGAGTGCTTTGGTCATcggataatgatacttccttcCCTCCCATACCACAAAGCGCTGGTGAGGTGCCGAAGGATTCCACATATGTGTACTTTGTTGCATGGTCTGCCAATTCCCTACTGCACAACAGTACTGATATGTGAGAGATTATCAAGATGtgcaaaaataaacaataaacaaataaacaatagTAGAAACACCAAAAAGTAAATCCATGTCACTGAAAATCCATTtccaggacaggacaggaagagCCTAAAGCTGCTGCCATGGAAATCAGTTGCGATTTGGCCACTGATCCTatgaaagaagaatcaggccctatataagCAGAGTTATAAAATATCCGTTATCTTTGTTCAGCTGTATAAATTACCTTAATGTGAATTCATTTACTCCAGGGAAAAGTTTTGTACTGTACCTTAGTTACTCAGCCTTCGAGTGAGTTTGTCAATCAGTACAAAACATCTGGGTATTTCCACGCGAATGATCTCCCAGGCACACAGGCtgtattgcttttctttcaggaaagcatctatcccctgaaagtattttttcactctCCGACTGGTGATCTGGAGGTCCTGACTTTCTGGGTTGGTTAAGCCCTTCTCTGTCTGTGCTCTCAAACATGCCTCCAGCCGCTGAATTTGCTGGTAAAGGCCATTTTGGAACCTGACTATGGAAGCCCCATCCCAAGCACTTTGGGTGAGGTTTTTGCTAAAGATGTTGAAGATCTCTTGGAGGATCTCTTGAATTGCCACCTTGGCATTCTCCTTCGGGGACACTGGGAGTTGGAGGACATCCTGGGTGGGTTTGAAAGCTGCCCTTTCATTTATGCATTGTGAGGGGAGATTTCCGCTCACTTTCTCCAGAAGCGCCAAGCTCTCTTTGTTCACTTTGTTCTGCTGGAAGTGAAGCATGGTACAGAGCTGAGATGAGATTTCAGTGGAGAAGAGCAGTATGAGGCAAATGTGCAGCAAACACCTGGTGGTCATGCCGATGTCTTCCACTTCTTTTCTTTGTGTGGAACCTTGAGCCTGGAGTTTGTTGAGGGTCCTATGTAGACTGCTGTGTCTTTCCTTCATGTCTCTGACTTTAAATAattggctgcagaatttttgtttcatcattttctgtttttttttaaaaggtttttcccTCCTGGAGGCTtcagtctttttctttctgtataattCACTGCTTTCTAGATTCTTTTACCACGCTTCCTCCTTTTTGTATTGTTGTGAAAGTGACCAAACCCCTTTCACTTATGCTGGATCCACATACATACAGGCTTTTCATGATGCATTAATTTAAAGATCTAATATAATAAGATCATCCACACTTCAGAAGTGGTAATGAGAAGACCGCCAATTCATCAAACCCTACACTTTTCTCATTCATCACTTCCTGCATTTGACAGACAAAACTAGTTTAGGTATATTTAAAGTTTTGAGGCCTGGAGGAAGTGGGAGGAAAGCATTGGCCTCAGGGGAGCTGGAACAGTTTGTGTAGTGGGgctgttgagagccattgaaccaaactgtaaaccgtgAATAtgaaggaaaccacttcaagccagggggtatggCAGCACCTATGTTAGGCCTCCCAAAAATAATGGTAAATTTCAACTTCAGTCATGCAACTTGAAAAGCACACTTAATATGTAGACACCAGCAAATATCGGTATCTTCCTTCTAGGAAAACACAGGAGATAGAGAGTGAGCTCTGAGAGAATggaaccttttttcattttttgtttacttcCAGATCTCAATGTATATACTGAAGCTGAGCAATCGATGCAGTTAGATGGTGTGAACATGTTGTCCTATTGGTCACTCTGAGTAGTTGACAGTGGTGAAAAATGGAAGGTAATTAGTAAAACAGGATGAGCAATTAGTTACACATACTAGAGAGGTACCCACATGGATGATTGTGATTTACAGTGGGGC is part of the Caretta caretta isolate rCarCar2 chromosome 5, rCarCar1.hap1, whole genome shotgun sequence genome and harbors:
- the LOC142072041 gene encoding interferon beta-like: MTTRCLLHICLILLFSTEISSQLCTMLHFQQNKVNKESLALLEKVSGNLPSQCINERAAFKPTQDVLQLPVSPKENAKVAIQEILQEIFNIFSKNLTQSAWDGASIVRFQNGLYQQIQRLEACLRAQTEKGLTNPESQDLQITSRRVKKYFQGIDAFLKEKQYSLCAWEIIRVEIPRCFVLIDKLTRRLSN